A DNA window from Drosophila virilis strain 15010-1051.87 chromosome 4, Dvir_AGI_RSII-ME, whole genome shotgun sequence contains the following coding sequences:
- the LOC6627758 gene encoding putative nuclease HARBI1, with translation MDDINVFQQFLKDVKHLKDLELQHVHNKRCSQNKGSTINKAKRRRPRFNPLEEMNEIEFRKKYRYTKENMRRIIEIVRDDLEVDYYAPMKRNQVPIDLQILSAIRFFGGTEHPELSAMAHGVSLHTMAKITRRVAAVLSSKASSYIRMPATLSEKERMMRSFQSLSNMPQVIGALVQTTVRLQLDSSRVQASRSCYSGTESPAPIEELVHLQVVADAEHKIRDLDIRLSEELDLSTAPELFSLSRIKERFEQNEFRGRILLGNDSLSCSPCLFTPVQYPKTKAEDLYNHAHAITFAPAIKCLNVWMRRFGILGSELLGTFGSAKQTITALAVLHNMAMEWNDPSIDADSCLSVYKPNFLGYAHGTSTIEEQRNRNEFIKSHFSNN, from the exons ATGGACGATATAAACGTATTTCAACAGTTTCTGAAAGATGTGAAACATCTCAAGGATTTGGAACTACAGCACGTGCATAATAAACGCTGCAGTCAAAATAAAGGAAGCAcaataaacaaagcaaagcgGAGGCGTCCGCGGTTCAACCCATTAGAAGAAATGAACGAAATTGAATTTCGTAAAAAATACCGGtacacaaaagaaaatatgcgaCGAATTATTGAAATTGTGCGAGATGACTTGGAAGTTGACTATTATGCGCCAATGAAAAGAAACCAAGTGCCCATAGACTTGCAAATTTTATCGGCAATTCGTTTTTTCGGCGGCACTGAG CATCCGGAACTATCAGCCATGGCGCACGGCGTTAGTCTGCATACTATGGCCAAGATAACGCgtcgtgttgctgctgtattATCATCAAAGGCATCAAGTTATATTAGAATGCCCGCAACACTTTCGGAAAAGGAACGAATGATGCGTTCATTTCAATCCTTATCCAATATGCCCCAAGTAATTGGAGCTCTCGTGCAAACCACTGTGCGTTTGCAATTGGACAGTTCCCGGGTCCAGGCTTCTAGGAGTTGCTATAGTGGAACTGAATCGCCCGCGCCAATTGAGGAACTTGTGCATTTACAGGTAGTTGCAGATGCAGAGCATAAAATCAGAGATCTGGATATACGTCTTTCTGAGGAGCTTGATCTGAGCACAGCACCAGAATTGTTTTCGTTATCGAGGATTAAGGAACGTTTCGAACAAAATGAATTCCGTGGACGCATTCTGCTTGGAAATGACTCTTTGTCTTGCTCCCCCTGTCTCTTCACTCCCGTTCAGTACCCGAAAACTAAAGCTGAGGATCTCTATAATCATGCACATGCAATCACCTTTGCGCCGGCAATAAAATGCCTAAACGTTTGGATGCGTCGCTTCGGCATTCTCGGCAGTGAACTCTTAGGAACATTTGGTTcggcaaaacaaacaattaccGCATTAGCCGTTCTCCATAACATGGCGATGGAGTGGAATGATCCTAGCATAG ATGCTGATAGTTGCTTATCCGTCTACAAGCCCAACTTTTTAGGTTATGCTCATGGTACATCGACTATCGAGGAACAACGTAATAGAAACGAATTTATTAAGtcacatttttcaaataactAA
- the piwi gene encoding protein piwi, whose product MGDQERGRRRPLDDSDRSPRSVQEPRAKVFRDNGPHNRDRSEASRSYRGASSYHGASTSRGIVGSTACAVEAPSVSGASAPSTHGSGPNTERRRVDRYEIVNSRPADIVTKRGQDGTPIKLLSNFYRLKTKPQWRIVHYHVDFAPEVEVVRVRCGILSEHARILGTGYLFDGAQLFTTKKFEQDVTVLQATSKQGVNYTITIKFVGYISAAEPRFLQVLNLILRRSMKGLNLEQVGRNLFDPHARIKLFEVELWPGYETSIRQHESDILVCAEITHKVMRSETIYDILKRTTHSDRYIEECRLNTLGLVVLTDYNNKTYRINELDFSQSPLSTFNCKGKDTTFVEYYLTKYNIRIRDHRQPLILSKNRDKAQNNKANDIVLLIPELCRVTGLTDDMRKKMDFMRALANHTRMNPGRRIERLQTFNRRLQTTADSVKVLKDWNMQLDDKLIEVQGRVIAPQRIVFNNRSRVSAGDNADWTRYFRDQQMLTTPREGLDRWAVIVPERNLRDLKQLLDNLHRAARGMGFNIQKPRESWIKDDCTSTYIQALDDCARCDPKLILCFFARNNPERYAAIKKRGYVDRAIPTQVVTTNANRNGLSVATKIAIQINCKLGYTPWMIELPLSGLMTIGFDIAKCSRNRSKAYGALVASMDLQQNSTFFSTVAECSAYDVLANNLWPMILKALRQYEREHKKLPTRIIFYRDGVSSGSLKQLFEYEVKDIVEKLDAEYKRVSSTTAPMLAYIVVTKSSNTRFFLDSMRNPPPGTVVDDVVTLPERYDFYLVSQTVRQGTVSPTSYNVLYSNIRLSPDQLQKLTYKMCHLYYNWSGTTRVPAVCQYANKLATLVGTHLHAIPQCALEKKFYYL is encoded by the exons ATGGGTGATCAAGAACGGGGACGCCGCCGTCCCTTAGACGACTCCGATCGCAGTCCAAGATCAGTGCAAGAGCCG CGAGCAAAAGTCTTCCGTGATAATGGACCCCATAATAGAGATAGGTCGGAGGCTTCGAGGTCATACAGAGGAGCTTCATCATACCATGGAGCCTCTACATCCCGTGGCATTGTCGGATCAACAGCTTGCGCGGTAGAAGCCCCATCAGTGTCTGGTGCAAGTGCTCCGTCAACTCATGGCAGTGGTCCCAATACTGAACGCAGGCGGGTTGATCGGTATGAAATTGTTAATTCAAGACCGGCGGATATCGTGACTAAGCGGGGACAGGATGGTACaccaattaaattgttgtcaaACTTTTATCGTTTGAAAACCAAACCACAATGGCGCATTGTCCACTATCACGTGGATTTTGCGCCTGAGGTCGAGGTGGTGCGAGTGCGTTGTGGAATATTATCAGAGCATGCCAGAATCTTGGGCACCGGCTACCTCTTTGATGGCGCCCAGCTGTTTACGACCAAGAAATTTGAACAGGATGTAACAGTGCTGCAGGCAACCTCAAAGCAAGGCGTCAATTATACAATTACAATCAAGTTTGTGGGCTATATATCGGCAGCCGAGCCGCGCTTTCTGCAAgtgttgaatttaattttgcgtCGTTCAATGAAGGGTCTTAATCTGGAGCAGGTCGGACGTAATCTTTTTGATCCGCACGCACGG ATTAAACTGTTTGAAGTGGAACTTTGGCCAGGCTACGAAACGTCCATCCGTCAACACGAATCGGATATATTAGTTTGCGCCGAAATCACACACAAGGTGATGCGCTCGGAAACAATTTATGACATACTAAAAAGGACTACCCATTCCGATCGCTATATAGAAGAATGTCGTCTTAACACATTGGGTTTAGTTGTACTCACGGACTACAATAATAAAACTTATCGTATTAATGAATTGGACTTTTCACAATCCCCACTTTCCACATTCAACTGCAAAGGAAAAGATACGACTTTTGTTGAATACTATCTGACG AAATACAATATTCGCATAAGGGACCACCGTCAACCTCTGATCttatcaaaaaatagagaCAAAGCCCAAAATAACAAAGCCAATGACATTGTACTGCTTATTCCTGAACTGTGCCGCGTCACTGGACTGACCGATGATATGCGCAAAAAAATGGA TTTCATGCGTGCATTAGCGAATCATACACGCATGAATCCAGGCAGACGAATCGAACGCTTGCAAACATTCAACCGGCGATTGCAGACAACAGCGGATAGTGTCAAGGTCTTAAAAGATTGGAACATGCAATTAGATGACAAATTAATTGAGGTTCAGGGTCGCGTAATTGCACCTCAACGAATTGTCTTCAATAATAGAAGTCG CGTTTCTGCTGGAGACAATGCAGATTGGACACGTTATTTTCGGGATCAACAGATGCTCACCACACCCAGAGAGGGTTTAGATCGATGGGCAGTTATTGTACCGGAACGCAACTTGCGAGACTTGAAACAGTTGCTGGATAATCTGCACCGTGCCGCAAGAGGAATGGGTTTTAATATCCAGAAACCTCGCGA atCTTGGATTAAAGATGATTGCACCAGTACGTATATTCAAGCTCTGGACGACTGCGCCCGCTGTGATCCCAAACTGATTCTTTGTTTCTTTGCAAGGAATAATCCAGAAAG ATACGCTGCGATTAAGAAGAGAGGGTATGTGGATAGAGCTATTCCTACCCAGGTGGTAACCACAAATGCTAATAGAAACGGCTTGAGCGTGGCCACAAAAATTGCAATACAAATCAATTGCAAACTGGGCTATACGCCGTGGATGATCGAGCTGCCCCTGTCTGGTCTAATGACCATTGGGTTTGATATAGCCAAGTGTTCGCGAAATCGCTCCAAGGCTTATGGCGCATTGGTGGCCTCAATGGATCTGCAACAGAATTCAACATTCTTCAGTACCGTCGCTGAGTGCAGCGCCTATGATGTATTGGCCAATAATCTGTGGCCAATGATATTAAAAGCTTTGAGGCAATATGAACGCGAGCATAAAAAGTTGCCGACTCGTATCATATTTTACCGTGATGGCGTTAGCTCGGGCTCCTTAAAACAGTTGTTCGAATACGAGGTCAAGGACATTGTCGAAAAATTGGATGCTGAATATAAGCGCGTGTCGTCCACTACCGCACCGATGCTCGCCTACATTGTAGTCACCAAATCATCGAACACACGTTTCTTTTTAGACAGTATGCGAAACCCTCCGCCAGGAACTGTCGTCGATGATGTTGTTACGTTGCCTGAACGCTACGATTTTTACCTTGTGTCGCAGACGGTACGTCAGGGCACAGTTTCACCCACTAGCTATAATGTACTTTATAGTAACATACGCTTAAGTCCAGATCAACTTCAGAAGTTGACTTATAAAATGTGTCATTTGTATTACAACTGGTCAGGAACCACTCGAGTGCCAGCTGTGTGTCAGTATGCTAACAAACTTGCTACACTCGTTGGAACTCACTTGCACGCCATACCTCAATGTGCACTAGAGAAAAAATTCTATTATCTTTAA
- the ATPsynG gene encoding ATP synthase subunit g, mitochondrial, with protein sequence MASVASKGSGLINRLLVQARPQLDVFLKYAKVELTPPTPADIPAIRQSIGNIVKSAKTGSYKNLSVKEAWLNTLVTAEVIFWFYVGECIGKRHIVGYNV encoded by the exons ATGGCGAGCGTAGCTTCAAAAGGATCTGGTCTCATAAACA GGCTGCTTGTGCAAGCAAGACCTCAGTTGGATGTTTTCTTAAAATACGCGAAAGTGGAGTTAACTCCCCCAACACCAGCCGATATTCCAGCTATTCGCCAAAGTATTGGTAATATCGTCAAGAGTGCAAAGACCGGATCCTACAAAAACCTATCGGTTAAGGAGGCATGGCTTAACACACTTGTCACTGCAGAGGTTATCTTCTGGTTCTACGTTGGCGAGTGCATCGGCAAGCGTCATATTGTTGGCTACAACGTTTAA